The Meriones unguiculatus strain TT.TT164.6M chromosome 3, Bangor_MerUng_6.1, whole genome shotgun sequence genomic sequence tttagtaGGGAATTGAGTTAATTGATATTAAGAGATATGAATGGCCaatgattgttatttttgttattttgttgctgttgttgtttttgttggtggtggtgatgtgtgTACTTTCACTTCTttgggttttgctggtgtgagattatttatttcctttatttttttttcaggtacagTTAACCTCTTTgcattgggattttctttctaatatcttctgaggactgagtttgtaAATAGATATGTATTTTCTCTATgtgtggtgattgaaagttttgctctGTATAGTATCTTGACTGGCATCTGTGGTATTTTAGAGTCTGTATAGCAGACTAGAGTCCAGGTTTTTCTGAATTTTAGAGCCTCGTTTGAGAATTTGGGTGTAATGTTAATTGGCCTACCTTTATACattacttgcttttttttctccaacagacaaatattttataattaatttgtaaaaaatattctttgtatgtttagtgttttgattattatgtggcaagcgGTCTTTATTTTCTGGTCTTTATTTGGTggtctgtatgcctcttgtatccTTATAAGTATGTcctttaggttgggaaattttttcttctatgattttgctaaaaatattttctgggcatttgATCTTGCAACTTgcttctgttcctattattgttaggtttggtcttttcacgGTGTCCCACATTTAATAATTTCCACCATTTTTTGTTTgccttttccttgatttctttaaggggtttattcACTTCTTTAAGGGcatctatcatcttcataaaattgattttaaggtctttctcttgTATTTCAATtgtgttggaatattcagggaTTGTTGTAGTAGACAGCTGATCTTTGGTGGTGACAGATTACCCTGCCTGTCATTTTATGCTGGTATCTGGGCATCTGGGTTTGTGGTGATTATAGGCCTACGTAAAGATTTCTGGGTTTGTTCTTGTTGGGAGGGTATTTTGttccatggtttttgttttctctttggtcTTTTGGCCTGTGTGGCCTGTTGTTGAGCAGAGAGTCTCCACCCAAGCTGGGAGCTGGACGTCTGATGGCCACTGTGGTTTCTTGACAAGCAGGGAGTCTCCACCTGAGTTAGGGGCATAGTTTTGGTGGACTATTTGGCCTCTGATCTAGCAGAGAGTGTCTGCCCAAGTTTGGGGCTGGGGTATGGCAAAAAGGAGTGGAGGGGGCACAACACAGGGGATAAAATGGGCAGCCTATTTGATCTTCTGGCAGGTGTAGTTTGTGGTTGGCCAAGGGTGTTGTcctgagagagcagagagaatgagagagagaaagggagtgagagggagagagagagagagagagagagagagagagagagagagagagagagagaaagtctggGGGTGGTGGGCCTAGCTGCTCTTCTAGTAGGCATGTCCTGTGGTTGCACAGGGATGCCTGTCTAAGGGACCTGAAAGTATACTATTGTAACATCTTAATACACAAAGTCCTGTTGGAGACACTGGTATGTTACTAACTCTACAGTCCAGTTTCCTGACCTGGAAATCAAGTGTATTCATTCATAGGGATGTTTTGGCTGTAAAATGAGTTATTCTAAGTAACCAATGACAAAAAATATAACATTCTTAGGTATTGTTATTAATATAATCATCTCCATCATCCTTGtatactgtttgttgtttttgctgaCATCATTTGCATTCTGATCAACATCCATTTGCTTGCCAGATCTGTGTCCCTCTGTTCTCGCACACAGCCCTGAAAATGCAAACACAGGACTCTGCCTGCTGCGAACACATACAGGAAGATCCTGCAGTGGGCTAATTAAGTGGACAGCAGGACAGATATTCCTTCAAATCCCCGGAGAACAAAGCAAAAGGGGAATCCTGGGGTGATGGACAGGTACCAGAGCTTGGTTGGCGGCCACACAGGCTCCCACGCTAGTCCACCTGCTTGATAATCACTTCTGTTTAGAGGATTTAGATTTGGATTTCATTTTCGAGGCTCTGAAAGAGTAAGGAGCTGGCTATACCACTCTCACAAGCCCTTTCTGACTCAGAGAACAGCAGGATGCCCTACATTAGCATCAGTAACTCTCTTAGGCTTGGCCATGGCAAAGGCTCAGTCAGTGTCTGTCATCATTATCACCACGCCTGTGAAATGGGGACCCTAAGGCCTCCCTCCTAGGCCTGCTGTGAGGATCTGGTGAAGAAACACATGTGAGAGCAGCTATGACATTTAGTGTGATGTCTGAAGGGGCCATTTTAATGCTTTCAGTGTTTAGTAACAGCACAAACTCCTGCTAATCCAAGAAAACTTTTTGAAGTGCTCACTTACCAAATGAGCCAATTCTCACAGGGTCTAGTAATGAGACATTGTCAGCTGGGGACCAACTAAGGCATCCCTAGTTGTAAGAGCTGTGGCTCTGCTGGCTTCTCCTTTCTCAAAGTTTTTCATCTTCTCCTTCAGGCCTGTGTATCCTCCTGGTGCAGAAGGAAACCTCTAGAGTTTGAATTTTGCTTAATGCTGACCTTTTGGGGTGGTCCAATAACCACTATGGAATAGGCCTAGGTCTGAGCCacaggagcatttttttttttggttagagCCCAGAAAAAGCCATTAGCTTGAACTCACACAAGTAAGAATGTGGTAGACATAGCAGATTCAGCCTCACCTAAGAGGAAAGTGGCCAGGCCCTGGCATTGGTTCTGCCACTCCCTAGCTGGGTAACATTTGCCAACTCACTCATGTCTTCTGGGTCATTGTTCATTATCTGTGCAATGGCAGGTGGACCACGCTTAACCTTCTCTTGGTGCTGCAGTCATTTAGAAAACCAGGGTGTGCAATCCCTTGGAACAGCCATGAGACTCTGTTATGTCTGCCTACCTTTgcatcctcactcagaaaggtgtAGAATCTCCCCTCaccccattttctttctcttctgtctttttcttttgcaaGATTCCAAATACACTTTCTGTGGAACTTTGATCTTTTTCACTTTTTCCATCCCCATGATGTGACTGTATTTCTGCCACGTTGCTGATGTCCATATCTAACcaaatagtctctctctctctctctccctctctctccctttccctctccctccctcttgagaatctccttatcaatctatagtaaaaaaaaatctccaagacTAAAATAAACAGAGCCAGGGTGGCTGTTTCATTCTATATGTGATAATCAGttctgtctgcttctctctgAACTCTGTCTTCTTATCACTCCTGGTGGAGAAGAGTCTCTGCCTGGACTGGACTTCCTCTCTAGAGCTAATGAGGCTCCTCAACACTGGTCAGAAGAGTTGGGGCCAGGCTTGGCAACAGCACTGTAGGGGTCAGGACTGAGGCCTAGACACTTAGTGATGACTGCCAACTACTGAGGTGTAAACACACCCATCATGGCTCGTGTCATGTTTACCAACATGCCACTGAAGAGCAGCTGAGATTACATATCATTCTATAGTGTTCTAACCAGCAAATGCACCAGACTAATGAACTGCTAGAACACAGACCACAGAAAAATGTAGTTGGTCATCAGGATGCAAAGAATTTTAAAGCttttgttgcctgttttttttttctctcttttttaatgctATCAATCAAACTCTAGCCCCAAACACTGCATTTACTCAGGTGCCATACAGCTGAGTTACATTCTCAGGCACTTTGTGTTAATGTTATTTTCATAAAACTCAGTTTATCCcctaacccagctatcacacaaatagttgaaacttttttatatttgtttaataacaaaCTTTACAACACAATAACTGATCAGTTATTATTCTATTCTTAACCCTTTAACTTTATCTGGTTTTCTCCCAGCATACATCCAAGAGATACTTGCACTGTGTAGCTTTGTCTGTTCCAGCTCCTAGTTTCTTATGTTTCTTGGACCTCTTCTGTGGCCCGaatccctacttcctcttctaactcctcctcccctagcTGGTGGGAAGTCCAGCCTTATTCTTTCCACTGCTCAGCAGTTGACTGTAGGCTGCTTTACTGGCATACCAGGGGACAATTAGGAGCAGTGTTTAAACAACACTGAGATCGGAGATtcggagattctcagaacaagaattGCAATCAGATTGGGGGGGTagaaaaaaatcagcatttgaattatacaTTATGCATACAATGCTGTCTTAGTTTCCAATATAATTTGTTTGTCATTTTATAATTAACTTTTAATATTGGCTGCATTTAAAGAGCAGCTCACAGAAAATTTAAACCTTATCAATCAACCACTCTAACCAGGAAGAACTTTATAATCTAGTCTTTTCTCTTGGGATATGTTTCTTAAGAAACAAAGACTCAGACAGAGATCCTGGAAGGAGACTTGGGATCATGGAGCATTGGTCAGTACTTGTGGCAGGTGCAGTTTATTCTAGCAAGCCTAGAAGGGAAGAGGTACTACTGGAATTCTACAAAGAGGAAACCGAGATAGAATAGCAGCAAGTTCAAGATAACATGCTCCAGAGCTTGATATATTTGGTCTACAATTCTTATTTGTATACAAGAGAGATGAGCCCCCAAGAGAGTTTTCTCAGTCTACTGGTATGGGGCTGTCACTACTGAAGTCCTTGGTGCAATGTCATGGCTGactctttgtttgcttttttgtttatgtgtataagcattttgcctgcctgcctgcctgcctgcctgcctgtatgtatgtatgtatgtatacctctTGAATGCCTAGTCATTGGCAAagcagaagagggtaccagatcctctagaactggagatatagatggttgtgagctaccatgtgtgtgctgggagctAAACTGActaagtcttctgcaagagcagtaaactTTTCTTCTCAGTCCATGTTGCTCTTTTCCTCAGCACCAGAGAGGCAGGGTAGCTTGCTCAGAAATTACACATCAGAGAAGGGAGGACTTTGATTTACCCCAAGGTGgttgaggaaggaagaggagtgTGACTCAAATATGGTCTCGCTGCAAGTCAGGGCTCAGGGTTTGGGCAGTAAAAAGAATCACAATGAGAACTATGTATCACTGCACTGTGTATCAGCTGACCAGGTCCCATCTCCTGTTCTCTAAGCTGCCCACATTCCCCGGTGAGCCTGCAAATGGAACAGGTCACCACCCCTCCACCTGGGGGTTGCTTCCTCCTGCTCCGTCCCCTTGGGTCTCACTTGCAGTGCTCTTGTTGACAGCATCCAGGGAATCATCTCAGCATTCCTTCCGGGAACAGAAATGGCCCATTCACAGCTCTCCTGGGGAGGCACAGAGAGGAGGCAGTGTCATAAACCCTCAGCAGCTGGTCCCACTGGGAAGAGGTGGAGATTTCTGAGTTTGCCTTTGTCAAGCAGGATTTTATAGGCAGCATCTTCAGCTGCCAGGACTTCCTGCTCCTTATAGAGGAAGCTAGAGACTCAATCCCTCCACAGCATCTTGGAATTTttctggagactgggttgcctaGAATCCTGACCCCTTTTCCTCACTTGCTGTAGGGGACTCCCCCCCCCCGTTAGTTTCTTTCAAATAAGGGAGAGAAACAGCCACCAGTGACACATTCCTTGGAGCTATTCATGGTGAGATGATCACCGGTGTTTGCTTTGTGGGTAGATTCCAAGCATCTGTTGGACTGCAGATGAGAAGTGAAGTCACCCATCTTCTGGTCCCTGGGACTTACATCTCAAACATCCCAGACCTCTTCCCTAGTTGCTGGGCCATGGAAAGCACACCTCCAATCCTCTTCCATGGGCCCCTTCTACTTTCGGCATATCCTGGGTCCTTTCGCACTCAGACATGATGGAAATCTCATCAGGAGAGCAGGTCTGTGTCTAGCCATCTAGCTCTGTCCTGATCCCTGCTGAGTCTCAATGGGCTCGAATAGATGGACACTGTAATGACTCTACATTCTTCGCCTTCTGCTTGAGAGACTGTGTGCCAGAGCAGAGGAGGTAGTGACTGAGAGCCAGGCCCTGAGGCCAGACCACCTAAGCTCCCACTTGTAGCTGTAACTTAGAACAAACCACATCTTTAGGTGTTCTGTTTTCACCCATAACACACAGGTAATAATACTTCCTTTGGTGAGATGCTGTGATGTTAAGCTAAAGTAGGGAAACAATGGCTGGAATATACAAATTACTTAATAAATGTTAGTTGTTTTCATTATTGCAGAGGTTAGGAAATCATCCATACAGCATACTCCATCATGAAGAATTCTTTCTTAGTTGTGCAGGGATTCAGTCAACAGGAGAGGAGAAGGCATTTGTCCAAGGTGTTTGGTGTCAAAACTGTTATCAGACCCTTCTAGGAGTCTTCAGAGTGCAACCAGTCAATGAACAGGAAATGCAGAATGTATCCTATCTGTGTTAGGAGCAGGGTGTGGTAGCACCACAAGGAAGGCTTCCTGGCTGAGCTGAGTCCTGCCATGGCCACAGGGTGGGCAACAGTGCAGGCGTTGGTCCCCCTAACAATGGGAAGTTAGGCAAGCACCTTAAGGTGCGAGAGAGCTGGAGCCCAGGAGCCCTTGTGTGGCATCTTTTGTATGGAATGAGGGGAGACGGAGGAGACAGCTGTGTTATGAGGCTGAGGTGTGCACACAGCACGAAGCTTAAGAATGACCTGTGCATCTGCCTCAGATGATGGGTGTTGGCAGCTCTTCAGAGGCTTTTAACACCGGACAGATGGGACCAGGATAAATTTTTGAAAAACCTCTGCAGCAGTCACATAAAGAACCTGCTGACATAGAGAAATGCCCAGCACTGAGAAGACAAATGGATGTAAAGTCCCACCCCTAAACAAGAACTTATTTGCAACTGATACCTATAAGGAAAGGGAAGATGAGTTTTCTCTGAGGGAGTGTCACTGCACACATTCAGtcacactccagggcaggccaCTCGTCCAGGCGCAGTTGGCCAGAACAAAGTTGACAGCatgttggtttgggttttgtaatatttttgttttgattttatttctcttagtttgtctttttcatttttcttatttgttttgtcttgtcttaaAAGTGAGAGtgggaagagaaagaatatgaagttACAGGAGGGGAAAAAATATGATAAAAGAAATTTATGGAAAAAAAGCCAGGTGATGgttgtgcacgcctttaatcctagcactctggaggcagaggcaggggcatctctgaattccaggccagcctggtcaacagagtaaGTGTCAGGGTATCCAGGGCCTACACAGAtgaactgtcttgaaaaatcaaaagaaaaaaaaaaacccagacagtactgaaggagaaaaataatttagagGCAAAGGGCATATAGAGTCCCTAATACAGAAATTCCAGGAGAGGGGATGGGCTCCTGTCCTGACCCGGTGCAAGAAAGGATGGCTATGAGGGTACTGAACAGTAGACTTTTTAGGAGAGAGGATGGAAACAGTGCAAGTGAAGACCGAGGATGGCTTGAGTCTCTTTCATATTTCTGCTCCCATCAAAAGCAATTTCTGCCTTAACCATTGTCTTGCTCATTAGCATGAGTGGTGCCCTAGTTCAGAACATTTTGATAGTATTTGGAAATTTCCTTGACATGGCTCTTCATGAACACgtttgtgtctatgtgtttacgtatttttttttcagaattatagttattatttgtatttctgaGCAGTGGATTAAATGTGCTCAACTTTAGGGAACACAGCCAAGAAGACACTAAAGGGACCATTTTACCTTTCTCTCCCATTGGATCTAGTTACTTTTGTCAGTACTAACGCATGTAGTTGTAGCCATGCTGGAATGTGTGTGGTGATGAGAGATTGAGAAGCGGAGGGTGGGCCCTGGCACtgtgctgttcttttttttttttttaatttttcatcaattacactttattcattctgcatccccccataagcccctccctcctctcctcccaatcccaccctccctcctccctctgcttgcatgccactccccaagtccactaataggggaggttctcctctcctttctgatcttagtctgtcagttcacatcaaaagtggctgtattgtcctctactgtggcctggtaaggctgctccccccccccagagggaggtgatcaaagagcaggccaatcagattatgtcagaggcagtccctcttcacataactatgtaacccaattggactctgaactgccctgggctacatctgtgcaggggttctgggttatctccatgaatagtccttggttggagtatgagtctctgggaagttccctgtgttcaaattttcttgttctgttgctctccttgtggagaccctgtcctctccatgtgcTGTTCTTTTGCCATTTCCGATGAGTGATAGTGTTGAGATGCTGTTAACCTCCTCAGTGCTTACTTAGACAGCTGCCTGTGAAATGCCCTTAAATGTTCCTCACTTTTCTACTGTTTTTGTGCTTGTGTTTTTCTAAGTCTTTGCGTAAACATTtcgagtagttttttttttttttttttttttcctatttattttatcttaccaTTGTTTTTCCTCTCTTTGGAGAGTACTTTTTTGTGCTGCCTTAAGGAAATCTTTGCTTACCTAAAACTGACAAAGATATTTATCAGTTTTGATTTCTAAACATTTGATTGCTTTAGCTTTTACCTCTTAAATCTACACCCGCAACTGATGTTTTGTGTGTGGAGGGAggttgaaataaagaaaaaagaaatttcctgCTGGCATATCCACAGGATCCATCAGCAAACCCTGGGAATGGCACAGTGTCCCCTGCGCAGTATACAATGCACTCTGCCATTACTCACTTGATCATATGGGCATGGTGTGCCATTGCTTTGTTCTGCCCTCTTCATCTATTTGTTTACACACTATTTTGCATAtgtcagtggtgtgtgtgtgtgtgtctgtatgtctgtgactgtgtgtggTCAGAGACTGGCATGGACTCTTCCCTCAATTGCTTTACATCTTATTAATTGAGGACGGTCTCTCAGTTGACCCGAGTGTGCATCAATCCAGCTACTGGAACTAGCAATCTTGTTCTGGTGATCCCCTATTTCTGCCTTCCAAGAGATGGAATGGAAGTGTGAGACAGTATACGACCTGCCATATGTTACACGGGGTTTCCAGGAGTCATGTGAGATGCTTTAGATATTCATCACAGTCCCAAGACATGAGTGTCATCAGCCTCATTCGATAGATGAAGAGACCCAGGGGGGTGCAGTAACTTGAGAAGAGTGCGCACAAACTGAGCATTGCTCAGAACCCTCATCCCAGCCTCTCTTTTCTTATTAAAaggtattattttttattttatgtatatagtcTTTTTGTCTACCTGCAAGCTTGAGcactgtgtacatgcacatgtgtgtgtgtgtgtatttgtgtgtttgtgtttgtgtgtgtgtgtgtgcagcttgTGTTGGTGAGAGGAGGAAGTCACATCCCCTGAAACCACAGTTCGATAGAGCTTTGAACTGTCTGGGCCCCTGGACCAGCAGTCACTGCTCTTAagctttgagccatctcttcaccctGTACCGTCCCTTTCTGCCTCTACAGCTGGCATTTGTCAGGTGACACATGGATGAATGGGACTCTGTTTCAGCCTCCACCATGTGGATGATCCCAGGGCAGAACCAAAGTTGGGTTTCTGAGTTCATCCTGCTTGGCTTCTCCAGTGACCCCACAACCAACAGCATCCTCTTCACAGTGTTCCTTCCCATCTACCTGAGCTCAGTCCTGGGCAACGGGCTCATCATCATGCTGGTCAGCCTGGACACACAGCTGCGCactcccatgtacttcttcctctgCGTCCTTTCCCTGTTGGATATGGGCTATGTCACCACCACCATGCCCCAGATGCTGGTTCACCTTCTTGCTCACTCTCAGACCATCTCctttgctggctgctggctgcagaTGTATGTGTTTAGTGCCCTTGGTATAGCTGAGTGCACCTTATTTGTTGTCATGGCTTATGACCGATATGTGGCCATTTGCTATCCCCTGCGTTATACTGTCATCCTTAACTGGGTGCTGTGCACGTGGCTGGCAGCCGGAACTTGGATCTGtggcttcttttcctctttattacATACTTTCTTCACCATGAGTCTGCCTTATTGTGGGCCCAACAGGGTGAACCACTATTTCTGTGAAGGTCCTTCAGTACGTAGCCTGGCTTGCATGGATACCCACGTCATCGAGATGGTGGACCTGGTCCTGAGTGTTTTTGTGGTTGTTACTCCAATTTCCCTCATTTTGGCCTCCTACATTCATATCGCTATGGCGATTCTCAAGATCAAGTCAACCCAGGCCCGCTGCAAGGCTTTCTCTACCTGTGCCTCCCACCTGACTGTGGTCACATTCTTCTATGCTCCAGCCTCTTATATCTACATGAGGCCCAAATCCAGCTACTCCTCTGAGCGAGACAAGCTGGTCTCACTCTTTTACAATGTCTTCACAGCCTTGCTCAACCCTGTGGTGTACAGTCTGAGGAACAAAGACATCAAGAGGGCATTTCTCAAGGTGATGGGACATGGTAGGGTGGAGTGGTGAACCAAGATCCTGGCAAAGCTGGAATTAGAGTGTTCACTATTTCATAAAAGGACAGTGTCTCTATTGTGTGAAACTGACCTGTGCATTGGAACCAATGCAGCACTTTGTGATTGGGAGGAACCATGGTGAACCCAAGGTGGCTCTATTGATTGACAGGCCATACTTGAGAGTAATTCCAAACACCTCGGTAATCTTACTGAATCCCACCTGGAATGGTTCATTTGCTGCTCATGTTTGTAACTCTGGGTTGGGACTAACCTTCTGTGCTCTCACCTCCATCCTAAAAGAGGAACCTTCTATCCAACATGTCATCCtctaagagaaggaaaggaacagTGGACACTCTTACCATGACTCAGCTTCTCTAGCATGGCCTGCTTATTTTTTCACACATTCTTTTGGCCACAGCAAGTAGTATGGTCCAGCCTGACAACAAGAGGTGGGATGCTTTTTGTCTGTAGAGAAGCAATACAAGTTATGTGACCAAGGTGTGATATGTTGGTTCCTCTACCGAGAAGACAGCAAGTAATGTGTGCCATGTAATCTGGTGTACTTCACAGGAAACAACAGCATATATGTGAACCAACAATAATGTACTGACTGTGGATACCATGATAGTGGAGACAGCAGAACACAGAGGCAGTGTATGCTAAACAGTATGTGTTGTCATGACAAAATTAAGCTGACAGTTTGTGTCACAGAACCAAGAAAGAGGCAATACAttataatacaatacaatacagcaCAATACAttataatacaatacaatacaacacaGTACAGTGCAGTGCAGTGCAATACAATACAAACTTCACACATAAATTCAATGTGATCTATGGTCATCATCATCATGTCTCTGTCAAATGATGCAGTGATGGAAGTGAAGGGAGCTGGGTCTTCATCATAATCTCCCAACTTCTGCTCTACTGTGCAGGCAGCATTCAGGGTCTCACCTTTGACTCCTGACACTGGTTCCCTTTGTATTCTTTGATGGTGGTGGGTGTAGGTTACCTATCATATTCAGATCAGCTCTTCCGTGACAAATCAGCAAATTCCTCTCTGATTCAGTGACTGAACTATTCTTCCCTATGAGACCTCAGCTCTTCCAGTTTTATTTGCTGACCGCGTATTTTGGAGAGTGGGTGTAatgagagttttggtttcttaagCAACCCCATTATTTTGGAGTCTTTGCTCCCGTTGCTCATCACAGACACCAGCTGACCCCGCAGATTTGGGTCCATGGCCAGCCTTGAGCGAATGTTCATTGCTATCAAGCCAAATGGTGTGCAGCACGGCCTGGTGGATGAGATCTTCCAGTGATCCGAGCAGAATGGGTTCTGTCTTGTAGCCATCAAGTTCCTTCTGGCTTCTGAAGAACACCTGAAGCAGTACCACATTGAACTGAAAGGCCATCCTTTCTTCCCAGGGCTGGCAAAGTACATGAACTCGGGGCCTGTGGTGGCCATGGACTGGGAGGGGCTCAATGTGGTGAAAATAGGCCAAGTGGTGCTGAGATAGACCAATCCCACTGATTCTAAGCCAGGAACCACTCAAGGGGATTTCTGCATTCAAATTGGCAGGAACGGCACTCACAGAAGCTATTCGATAGAATTGCTGAGAGAAATCCATCTATGGTGTAAGCCTGAAGAACTGATTGACTACAAGTCTTGTGCCCATGATTGGGTGTATGAATAGAGGTGGACAAATTAGGGTCCTTCTCAGCACTACTGACGATGGATCCCTGTGCACACAGCTCTTCATCCACTGAGTAGGtggatcatttttctttttttttctttttttttaaatttttcatcaattacactttattcattctgcatccccccataagcccctccctgctcccctcccgatcccacccaccctcctccctcagcatgcatgccactccccaagtccactgataggggaggttctcctctcctttctgatcttagtctatcagttcacatcaaaagtggctgcattgtcctctactatggcctggtaaggctgctcccccccagggggaggtgatcaaagagcaggccaatcagattatgtcagaggcagtccctcttcacattactatgtaacccaattggactctgaactgccctgggctacatctgtgcaggggtcctgggttatctctatgaatagtccttgattggagtatgagtctctgggaagttccctgtgttcaaattttcttgttctgttgctctccttgtggagaccctgtcctctccagctcttactatttcccagttcttacctaaaattccattcactctgcccaacagttgcccatcaggctcagcatctgctttgatagtctgtagggcagaggctttcagaggccctctgtggtaggttcctaggttactgaacagaggacccagaaataaacccacacacttatggacacctgatctttgacaaagacgccaaaaccattcaatggaaaaaagatagcatcttcaacaaatgatgctggtccaactggatgtctacatgtagaaaaatgaaaatagatccatacttatcaccctgcacaaaactgaagtccaagtggatcacagatctcaacataaaaccagacacattaaatcggcttgaaagaaaagtgggaaataccctagaactcattggtataggagaaaacttcctgaacataacaccaacagcacaggctccaagagcaacaatcaataaatgggacctcatgaaactgaaaagcttctgcaaagcaaaggacaccgtcatcaaaacaaagcgaccgcctacagattggatCATTTTTCTTAAACAACAAAGACTTTGGaactggggggaaaaaagaaacccCAGTATGTTATGTgaatacgtttttgttttaatcccagatgtgcggtatggggctgcttcagtttgttcaCAGACTTTAAGTATGATTGTCTGATGCATGGGCAGGggtgtgatttttgccagctgaagactgtttaattctggggactctgagagGGTGTAAATGGGAAAGCTCCAAGAGGGACCTGTGGCAACTGCTGCCCCAGCTGCTGCTAGTTTCCTTTGTTGCATTTGTTGGATTGCTGGCTTGTGGATAGTCTGACAACAGAGATTGGGCTTGCCC encodes the following:
- the LOC110544635 gene encoding olfactory receptor 2A12-like → MDEWDSVSASTMWMIPGQNQSWVSEFILLGFSSDPTTNSILFTVFLPIYLSSVLGNGLIIMLVSLDTQLRTPMYFFLCVLSLLDMGYVTTTMPQMLVHLLAHSQTISFAGCWLQMYVFSALGIAECTLFVVMAYDRYVAICYPLRYTVILNWVLCTWLAAGTWICGFFSSLLHTFFTMSLPYCGPNRVNHYFCEGPSVRSLACMDTHVIEMVDLVLSVFVVVTPISLILASYIHIAMAILKIKSTQARCKAFSTCASHLTVVTFFYAPASYIYMRPKSSYSSERDKLVSLFYNVFTALLNPVVYSLRNKDIKRAFLKVMGHGRVEW